One region of Thermus albus genomic DNA includes:
- the cbbX gene encoding CbbX protein, whose product MLDAQSPNLAVVKNPEIEAVLETLDRELIGLKPVKQRIREIAAYLSVDKLRRELGLTADRPTLHMAFVGPPGTGKTTVAMRMATILHKLGYIRRDHLVVASRDDLVGQYIGHTAPKTKEVLKRAMGGVLFIDEAYSLYRAENERDYGQETIEILLQVMENQREDLVVILAGYKDRMEEFFALNPGMRSRIAHHIEFPPYSAEELFQIGKLMLEKQGYRFTQEAERAFLEYLERRMQLPNFAYARSVRNALDRFKLRQAYRLYQKAGPVTPEELMTITADDIYASSVFKEEKEEEDAP is encoded by the coding sequence ATGCTGGATGCGCAAAGCCCAAACCTCGCGGTGGTGAAAAACCCCGAGATCGAGGCGGTTCTGGAAACCCTGGATCGGGAGCTGATCGGTCTTAAGCCGGTAAAACAGCGCATCCGGGAGATTGCTGCCTACCTCTCCGTGGACAAGCTCCGCCGGGAGCTGGGGCTTACCGCCGACCGCCCCACCTTGCACATGGCCTTCGTGGGCCCCCCGGGTACAGGCAAGACCACCGTGGCCATGCGGATGGCCACCATCCTCCACAAGTTGGGCTACATCCGCCGCGACCACCTGGTGGTGGCCAGCCGCGACGACCTGGTGGGCCAGTACATCGGCCACACCGCCCCCAAGACCAAGGAGGTCCTGAAGCGGGCCATGGGGGGAGTGCTCTTCATTGATGAGGCCTACAGCCTTTACCGGGCGGAGAACGAGCGGGACTACGGCCAGGAAACCATAGAGATCCTCCTCCAGGTGATGGAGAACCAGCGGGAGGACCTGGTGGTGATCCTGGCTGGCTACAAGGACCGCATGGAGGAGTTCTTCGCTTTGAACCCGGGGATGCGCTCCCGCATCGCCCACCACATTGAGTTTCCCCCCTATAGCGCCGAGGAGCTCTTCCAGATCGGCAAGCTCATGCTGGAAAAGCAGGGCTACCGTTTCACCCAGGAGGCGGAAAGGGCTTTCCTGGAGTACCTGGAAAGGCGCATGCAGCTTCCCAACTTCGCCTACGCCCGTAGCGTGCGCAACGCCCTGGACCGCTTCAAGCTTAGGCAGGCCTACCGGCTTTACCAGAAGGCGGGGCCGGTGACCCCAGAGGAACTCATGACCATCACCGCCGACGATATCTACGCCAGCTCGGTCTTTAAGGAGGAGAAGGAGGAAGAAGATGCCCCATAG
- a CDS encoding phosphoribulokinase, whose product MLGIAGDSGAGKTTISAGIARLLGEERTTNICVDDYHKYDRKQRKELGITPLNPECNYMDIMEQHVRLLSEGEPILKPVYNHSTGTFDPPVYIPAPRAVEEEGRLVPRVVILEGLLTLFSPALRSRYHLTVYLDPEEELRREWKVKRDVAKRGYTPEEVIADIERRMPDSRAFIWPQKEHADLVVRFYRPPGYNPENPSTLNVRIALKHTLPRLDLSEVLHTAYEDEAPIRLETRKEADILDITGNIPPERALAFERIIWDHLGHHVEHFDPSLVGTFLDKAGQSYPLALTQLVIAYYLVKMRELAIERGHLRVA is encoded by the coding sequence ATGCTAGGCATTGCCGGAGACTCGGGGGCGGGGAAGACCACCATCTCCGCAGGGATTGCCCGGCTTTTGGGAGAGGAGCGCACCACCAACATCTGCGTGGACGACTACCACAAGTACGACCGCAAGCAGCGCAAGGAGCTGGGCATCACCCCCTTGAACCCCGAGTGCAACTACATGGACATCATGGAGCAGCACGTTAGGCTTCTTTCCGAGGGGGAGCCCATCCTGAAGCCCGTGTACAACCACTCCACGGGCACCTTTGATCCCCCGGTCTATATTCCCGCCCCCCGGGCGGTGGAGGAGGAGGGGCGGCTCGTGCCGCGGGTGGTGATCCTCGAGGGGCTCCTCACCCTCTTTTCCCCGGCTCTCCGGAGCCGTTACCACCTCACCGTCTACCTGGACCCCGAGGAGGAGTTGAGGCGGGAGTGGAAGGTAAAGCGGGATGTGGCCAAGCGGGGCTACACCCCGGAGGAGGTCATCGCCGACATTGAGAGGCGCATGCCCGACTCCCGGGCCTTCATCTGGCCCCAGAAGGAGCACGCGGACCTCGTGGTGCGCTTCTACCGCCCCCCTGGCTACAACCCCGAAAACCCCAGCACCCTGAACGTGCGCATCGCCCTAAAGCACACCCTGCCCCGGCTGGACCTTTCCGAGGTGCTCCATACCGCCTACGAGGACGAGGCGCCCATCCGCTTGGAGACCCGCAAGGAGGCGGATATCCTGGATATCACCGGCAACATTCCCCCTGAGCGGGCCCTGGCCTTTGAACGCATCATCTGGGACCACCTGGGCCACCACGTGGAGCACTTTGACCCCAGCTTGGTGGGTACCTTCCTGGACAAGGCGGGGCAAAGCTATCCCTTGGCTTTAACCCAGTTGGTCATTGCCTACTACCTGGTTAAGATGCGGGAGCTGGCCATTGAGCGGGGGCACCTGCGGGTGGCCTAG
- the rpe gene encoding ribulose-phosphate 3-epimerase, whose protein sequence is MLKFAPSILTADLARLKEQIQEAEAAGVDWIHLDVMDGVFVPNLTFGPLLVEAVRRVTSLPLDVHLMIVQPERYLEDFARAGADVITVHVEATPHAHRAVQKVKELGKKAGLAINPATPLEAFEPLLPELDLALLMSVNPGFGGQKYIPTATERLRRLKAMRDRLNPACLLEVDGGVNRETVAEVYRAGADVAVAGSALFNKRPVADNLKELKEVLYALGDR, encoded by the coding sequence ATGCTGAAGTTTGCGCCCTCCATTCTCACCGCGGACCTAGCGAGGCTCAAGGAACAAATCCAGGAAGCCGAGGCGGCGGGGGTGGACTGGATCCACCTGGACGTGATGGATGGGGTGTTCGTCCCCAACCTTACCTTCGGGCCCCTTCTGGTGGAGGCGGTGCGGCGGGTCACCTCCTTGCCCCTGGATGTGCACCTCATGATCGTGCAGCCCGAGAGGTACCTGGAGGACTTTGCCCGCGCCGGGGCTGACGTCATCACCGTGCACGTTGAGGCTACCCCCCATGCCCATCGGGCGGTGCAGAAGGTGAAGGAGCTGGGGAAAAAGGCGGGGCTCGCCATCAACCCCGCCACCCCCCTGGAGGCCTTTGAGCCCCTTTTGCCTGAGCTGGACCTGGCCCTGCTCATGAGCGTGAACCCGGGGTTTGGAGGGCAGAAGTACATCCCCACCGCCACCGAGAGGCTTCGCCGCCTCAAGGCCATGCGGGACCGGCTGAACCCGGCCTGCTTGTTGGAGGTGGATGGGGGGGTGAACCGGGAAACCGTGGCCGAGGTGTACCGGGCGGGCGCGGACGTGGCCGTGGCGGGAAGCGCCCTTTTCAACAAGCGGCCCGTGGCTGATAACCTAAAGGAGCTAAAGGAGGTGCTGTATGCCCTTGGCGATCGGTAA
- the fba gene encoding class II fructose-1,6-bisphosphate aldolase encodes MPLAIGKEVLDKARREGYAVPSFNTNNLEITQAILEVADELRAPVFIQVSDGARKYAGMENLANLVKDMASRTKVPVVLHLDHGADFKMVMQALRAGFTSVMIDASHHPFEENVAETKKVVEAAHAVGVSVEAELGRLQGIEDNIQVSAAEAFLTDPEEAERFVAETGIDYLAIAIGTSHGAYKGKGRPYIDHKRLEEISKRVSIPLVLHGASGVPTWLKEKLLATGAELKEATGIHDEDIKKAIPNGISKINIDTDLRLAMTLGIREVVVGNPKEFDPRKIIGKGRDYLKQVIREKFELMGTVGRA; translated from the coding sequence ATGCCCTTGGCGATCGGTAAAGAGGTTCTGGATAAGGCGCGGCGGGAAGGCTATGCGGTTCCTAGTTTCAACACCAATAACCTGGAGATCACCCAGGCTATCCTGGAGGTAGCCGATGAACTACGGGCTCCCGTCTTCATTCAGGTTTCCGACGGGGCCCGGAAGTACGCCGGAATGGAGAACCTGGCCAACCTGGTGAAGGATATGGCCAGCCGCACCAAGGTGCCCGTGGTCCTGCACCTGGACCACGGGGCCGACTTCAAGATGGTGATGCAGGCCCTGAGGGCGGGCTTCACCAGCGTGATGATTGATGCCAGCCACCACCCCTTTGAGGAGAACGTGGCCGAGACCAAAAAGGTGGTGGAAGCCGCCCATGCGGTGGGGGTGAGCGTGGAGGCGGAGCTGGGGCGGCTTCAGGGCATTGAGGATAACATCCAGGTTTCCGCGGCCGAGGCGTTCCTCACGGATCCTGAGGAAGCGGAGCGCTTTGTGGCGGAAACAGGCATTGATTACCTGGCCATCGCCATCGGCACCAGCCACGGGGCCTACAAGGGAAAGGGCCGGCCCTACATTGACCACAAGCGCCTCGAGGAGATCAGCAAGCGGGTTTCCATCCCCTTGGTGCTCCACGGGGCCAGCGGGGTGCCCACCTGGCTTAAGGAGAAGCTTTTGGCCACGGGGGCGGAACTCAAGGAGGCTACGGGCATCCACGACGAGGATATCAAGAAGGCCATTCCCAACGGCATTTCCAAGATCAACATTGACACCGACCTGCGCCTGGCCATGACCCTGGGGATCCGGGAAGTGGTGGTGGGCAATCCCAAGGAGTTTGACCCCCGCAAGATCATCGGCAAAGGCCGGGACTACCTGAAGCAGGTGATCCGGGAAAAGTTTGAGCTGATGGGCACGGTGGGCCGGGCATAA
- a CDS encoding cupin domain-containing protein, which translates to MEIKDLKSLVRYNPEKMAKIPVFESEKLFFDLYALLPGQAQKAHAHEGSDKIYYVLEGEVVVRIGEEEALLAPGMAAIARSGEAHGVRNESANPALLLVVMAPRP; encoded by the coding sequence ATGGAGATTAAGGACCTAAAGAGCCTTGTGCGCTATAACCCGGAGAAAATGGCCAAAATCCCGGTTTTTGAGTCCGAAAAGCTCTTCTTTGACCTTTACGCCCTCCTTCCTGGCCAGGCGCAAAAAGCCCACGCCCATGAGGGTTCCGATAAGATCTACTACGTGTTGGAAGGGGAGGTGGTGGTACGCATCGGGGAGGAGGAGGCCCTTTTGGCCCCAGGGATGGCGGCCATCGCTCGCTCAGGGGAGGCCCATGGCGTGCGCAACGAGTCGGCAAACCCCGCCCTCCTCCTGGTGGTGATGGCCCCTAGGCCTTAG
- a CDS encoding ATP-binding protein, with amino-acid sequence MVKAPPAHLGFLAEVLRRYPVRVFFRGEVLPEGPLRGEKLFEEGDLALYWEGPPPSREVQEALRLLLQVFREVLELRERELALLRSQEESARLLGLLLHEIKNPLMSVLGALELALETEGLPQEGKELLAIAEKSARRIQELLQKAQEYLRLGQGVRLKSERVDLKALLRQVADEIRPLAGRKGIQLRLVLPKREAWVYGDREWLYQTVLNVLNNGVKYTPKGGRVAVRLLVGRDRYGIAVSDTGPGIPQEEQGRVFEPFYRASTRGEAEGTGLGLALVKRVLEAHGGEVRLRSRVGRGSTFFLLLPRPRPGQRAPVGRLLLLMVALIALARVPIFPAPLGSQAFGRVPAGEVVRLPGLELAFSPEAHGEARRWRSLWGGGERVQVRLERGGVEAVREAPVPLALSTPEGQVRPTGTHLRLSRESGARLSLYRGKVALGQERLPAGEGAVLGTGVRRKLLPAPLVRPAPGSEGEVVFRMLGPEGTRAFRVEVRSGDAVVLSARVEGNVFRYLPQADRMSQVRAMALDELGLEGYPSDPVPFRERKSFYEGRKRLPQDPAGAEAFLRQALSAFPDDAEALGELAFALYLQGRHGEAKPLYEKALALLDSPDTRVRYARLLYHLKRYGEAEESYRKVLREDPGNLDARWGLSEVALALGRAKEAELLSRQVLTVEPNYPLARFTLAKALLEQGKAAEARGLLLEELRRNPDPEVEALLKRIP; translated from the coding sequence ATGGTAAAGGCGCCGCCCGCTCACTTAGGGTTTCTGGCGGAGGTCCTCCGCCGCTACCCGGTGCGGGTTTTCTTCCGGGGTGAGGTCCTTCCCGAGGGGCCCTTGCGGGGCGAGAAGCTTTTTGAAGAAGGGGACCTCGCCCTTTACTGGGAGGGACCGCCCCCTTCCCGGGAGGTCCAGGAGGCCCTGCGGCTTCTCCTTCAGGTCTTTCGGGAGGTTTTGGAGCTAAGGGAGCGGGAGCTCGCCCTCTTAAGAAGCCAGGAGGAAAGCGCGAGGCTTCTGGGTCTCCTCCTCCACGAGATCAAGAACCCCTTGATGAGCGTTCTGGGAGCCTTGGAGCTTGCCTTAGAGACCGAAGGTCTTCCCCAGGAAGGCAAGGAACTTCTGGCCATTGCCGAAAAGAGTGCCCGTCGTATTCAAGAGCTTCTGCAGAAAGCTCAGGAATACCTACGCCTGGGCCAGGGGGTTCGGCTCAAAAGCGAGCGGGTAGACCTAAAGGCCCTTCTCCGCCAGGTGGCCGACGAGATACGGCCCTTGGCCGGCAGGAAGGGAATCCAGCTCCGCTTGGTCCTGCCGAAACGGGAGGCCTGGGTGTATGGGGACCGGGAATGGCTCTACCAGACAGTGCTGAACGTCCTTAACAATGGGGTGAAGTACACCCCGAAGGGGGGTAGGGTGGCCGTGCGCCTCCTGGTGGGAAGGGACCGGTATGGGATTGCGGTCTCCGATACGGGTCCGGGTATCCCCCAAGAGGAGCAGGGCAGAGTCTTTGAACCTTTTTACCGTGCCTCCACCCGGGGCGAAGCGGAGGGTACGGGGCTCGGTCTTGCCCTGGTGAAGCGGGTCCTCGAGGCCCATGGGGGCGAGGTCCGTCTAAGGAGCCGCGTAGGCCGGGGGAGCACCTTCTTTCTCCTCCTGCCCAGGCCCCGGCCGGGCCAAAGGGCCCCGGTGGGAAGGCTTCTTCTCTTGATGGTGGCCCTGATCGCCTTGGCCCGCGTGCCCATCTTCCCCGCCCCCTTGGGTTCCCAGGCCTTCGGCCGGGTACCGGCCGGGGAGGTGGTACGGCTTCCTGGGCTGGAGCTGGCCTTTAGCCCTGAGGCTCACGGGGAGGCCCGGCGTTGGCGGAGCCTTTGGGGTGGGGGAGAGAGGGTGCAGGTGCGCCTGGAAAGGGGAGGGGTGGAGGCGGTGCGGGAGGCCCCTGTGCCCTTGGCCCTTTCCACCCCCGAGGGCCAGGTGCGGCCCACGGGGACCCACCTGCGCCTTTCCCGGGAAAGCGGGGCCCGCCTTTCCCTTTACCGGGGAAAGGTGGCCTTGGGGCAGGAAAGGCTTCCTGCCGGGGAAGGAGCGGTTCTGGGAACGGGGGTTAGGCGAAAGCTTCTTCCTGCTCCCCTGGTGCGCCCGGCGCCGGGTTCGGAGGGAGAGGTGGTGTTCCGCATGCTGGGCCCCGAGGGGACCCGGGCCTTCCGGGTGGAGGTTCGGAGCGGGGATGCCGTGGTCCTTTCCGCCAGGGTGGAGGGTAACGTGTTCCGCTACCTGCCCCAGGCGGACCGCATGAGCCAGGTGCGGGCCATGGCCTTGGATGAGCTGGGCCTCGAGGGCTACCCCTCGGACCCCGTGCCCTTCCGGGAACGGAAAAGCTTTTACGAGGGTCGGAAGAGGCTTCCCCAGGACCCGGCTGGGGCGGAGGCCTTTTTGCGCCAGGCGCTATCCGCTTTCCCGGACGATGCCGAGGCCTTGGGCGAGCTGGCCTTTGCCCTTTACCTCCAAGGCCGCCATGGCGAGGCTAAGCCCCTTTACGAGAAGGCCCTAGCCCTTTTGGATAGCCCTGATACCCGGGTGCGCTACGCCCGGCTCCTCTACCACCTGAAGCGTTATGGGGAAGCGGAGGAGAGCTACCGGAAGGTGCTTAGGGAAGACCCCGGCAACCTGGATGCCCGCTGGGGACTTTCCGAGGTGGCCCTGGCCTTGGGCCGGGCCAAGGAGGCGGAACTCCTTTCCCGGCAGGTGTTAACGGTGGAGCCCAACTATCCCCTGGCCCGCTTCACCTTGGCCAAGGCCCTTTTGGAACAGGGGAAGGCAGCCGAGGCCAGGGGGCTTTTGCTGGAGGAGCTTAGGCGGAATCCAGACCCTGAGGTGGAGGCTTTGCTAAAGCGGATTCCCTGA
- a CDS encoding response regulator transcription factor codes for MGKRILVVEDDPAVARVLTMAIMRQGYQPHLAKDYPTAKTALAEDWDAIVLDINLPGGSGLDLLRYLRKELHKATPVLVLSGLKQERSLKEAQALGAQEYLTKPFSPSDLLKRLEKYVAAR; via the coding sequence ATGGGGAAGCGCATCCTTGTGGTGGAGGACGATCCTGCCGTGGCTAGGGTTTTGACCATGGCCATTATGCGGCAAGGATACCAACCCCATCTGGCCAAAGACTATCCCACGGCCAAGACAGCTTTGGCCGAGGATTGGGACGCCATCGTTTTGGACATCAACCTGCCGGGGGGTTCTGGTTTGGACCTTCTTCGCTACTTGCGAAAAGAGCTTCACAAGGCCACCCCCGTCCTGGTTCTTTCGGGTCTGAAGCAAGAGCGGAGCCTAAAGGAAGCCCAGGCCCTGGGGGCCCAGGAGTACCTCACCAAACCCTTCAGTCCCAGTGACCTCCTGAAGCGCCTGGAGAAGTATGTGGCGGCGCGGTGA
- a CDS encoding glycosyltransferase family 2 protein produces the protein MNLLLDFLFFYQVVILWYFALLNFFYTLFAFFGLGMVARYARELSELSLKDLLEREAYLPVSILVPTYNEEKTIAHSVRSFLALHYPEFEVIVVADGPKDRTLEVLKEAFRLMEVEWVYRRALPTKPVRAVYRSLVYPNLIVVDKENGGKADALNAGLNLARYPLFCAVDADSLLDAQALLRASRLFLEDDRVLAVGGTIRPLNGAVVREGIVETLRLPQGFLERMQVIEYARAFFMGQAGWSAMGALLIVSGAFGLFRREEALRVGGYRTDTVGEDMELVVRLHRRAREEGREYRILYTPDPICYTEVPADWATLRRQRNRWHRGLWEVLWNHRVMLFNPRYGRLGLVAMPYFFLFEALAPVVEVLGYALMPVFYFFGLFNREFALLFLLWAVGYGVLLSQLTVGMETLLLRRYPRLWDWVVLLFLALLEGLGYRQILALERFLATFQVWRKRGVWGEMRRKGVGF, from the coding sequence GTGAACCTCCTTTTGGATTTCTTGTTCTTTTACCAGGTGGTGATCCTGTGGTATTTCGCCCTTTTGAACTTCTTTTATACCCTTTTCGCCTTCTTTGGCCTGGGGATGGTGGCCCGGTATGCCCGGGAGCTTTCTGAGCTTTCCCTGAAGGACCTCTTGGAGCGCGAGGCCTACCTGCCCGTATCCATCCTGGTCCCCACCTACAACGAGGAGAAGACCATCGCCCACTCGGTGCGTTCCTTTTTGGCCTTGCATTACCCGGAGTTTGAGGTGATCGTGGTGGCGGACGGGCCCAAGGATCGGACCCTGGAGGTGCTCAAGGAGGCCTTCCGCCTGATGGAGGTGGAATGGGTGTACCGTCGGGCCCTTCCCACCAAGCCCGTTCGGGCCGTGTACCGCTCATTGGTATACCCTAACCTTATCGTGGTGGACAAGGAAAACGGGGGCAAAGCCGATGCCCTTAACGCTGGGCTGAACCTGGCCCGGTATCCCCTGTTCTGCGCCGTGGATGCGGATAGCCTCCTGGATGCCCAGGCCCTTTTACGGGCGAGCCGCCTTTTCTTGGAGGATGACCGGGTATTGGCGGTGGGGGGGACGATAAGGCCCTTGAATGGGGCTGTGGTGCGTGAGGGTATTGTGGAGACCCTGCGCCTTCCCCAAGGGTTTTTGGAGCGCATGCAGGTGATAGAGTACGCCCGGGCTTTTTTCATGGGGCAGGCGGGGTGGAGCGCCATGGGGGCTTTGCTCATCGTCTCCGGGGCCTTTGGCCTTTTCCGGCGGGAGGAGGCCTTGCGGGTGGGGGGGTATCGCACGGACACCGTGGGGGAGGATATGGAGCTGGTGGTCCGCCTTCACCGCCGGGCCCGGGAGGAGGGAAGGGAGTACCGCATCCTTTACACTCCAGACCCCATCTGCTATACGGAGGTGCCTGCGGACTGGGCCACCTTAAGGAGGCAGCGGAACCGTTGGCACCGGGGCCTGTGGGAGGTCCTTTGGAACCATCGGGTCATGCTCTTCAATCCCAGGTACGGACGCCTGGGCCTGGTGGCCATGCCCTACTTCTTCCTCTTTGAGGCCCTGGCTCCCGTGGTGGAAGTTTTGGGCTACGCCCTCATGCCGGTCTTTTACTTCTTTGGCCTCTTTAATCGCGAGTTTGCCCTTCTCTTCCTCCTTTGGGCCGTGGGGTATGGGGTGCTCCTCTCCCAGCTGACGGTGGGCATGGAAACCCTGCTTCTTAGGCGTTATCCCCGGCTTTGGGACTGGGTGGTCCTCCTCTTCTTGGCCCTCCTCGAGGGCCTGGGTTACCGACAGATCCTGGCCCTGGAACGCTTTTTGGCCACCTTCCAGGTATGGCGCAAACGGGGGGTGTGGGGGGAGATGCGGCGGAAGGGGGTGGGGTTTTGA
- a CDS encoding NAD(P)H-dependent flavin oxidoreductase, with amino-acid sequence METAITRMLGIRYPIVAAPMFLVSGARLLQAVAEAGGIGVIPSLNFRTHGAFREFLEGFPQGLPFGVNLILKDNPRLEEDLEAVAERRVPLVVTSLGDPTRVVERVKAYGGVVWCDVVGLRHGRKAVEAGADALVAVASGAGGHAGTVSPFVLGPWLREELGVPVLIAGGIATGRQLLAALALGDGAYIGTRFIATVESEAPLEYKEALLRATPEDIQYTPEVTGVPANFLRESLERFRQGGGKAWKEVYSAGHGVAFIRDLPSAKEVVARLVVEYQEAKANLP; translated from the coding sequence ATGGAAACCGCCATCACCCGCATGCTGGGCATCCGTTATCCCATCGTGGCCGCCCCCATGTTCCTGGTGTCCGGGGCTAGGCTTCTCCAGGCCGTGGCCGAAGCCGGGGGCATTGGGGTGATTCCCAGCCTCAACTTCCGCACCCATGGGGCCTTTCGGGAGTTCCTGGAGGGTTTTCCCCAAGGCCTTCCCTTTGGGGTCAACCTGATCCTCAAGGACAACCCCCGCCTCGAGGAGGACCTGGAGGCGGTGGCCGAGCGCCGGGTGCCCCTGGTGGTCACCTCCTTGGGGGATCCCACCCGGGTGGTGGAACGGGTTAAGGCCTATGGCGGGGTGGTCTGGTGCGATGTGGTGGGCCTGAGGCACGGGAGAAAGGCCGTAGAGGCGGGGGCTGATGCCCTGGTGGCCGTGGCCAGCGGGGCCGGGGGGCATGCGGGGACCGTGAGCCCCTTTGTCTTGGGACCTTGGCTTCGGGAGGAACTCGGGGTGCCGGTGCTCATCGCTGGGGGAATCGCCACGGGGAGGCAGCTTTTAGCGGCCTTGGCCCTAGGGGATGGGGCCTACATCGGCACCCGCTTTATCGCCACCGTGGAGTCCGAGGCCCCTTTAGAGTACAAGGAAGCCCTGCTTAGGGCCACCCCCGAGGATATCCAGTACACCCCCGAGGTCACCGGGGTGCCCGCCAACTTCCTCCGGGAATCCTTGGAGCGCTTCCGCCAGGGTGGGGGTAAGGCCTGGAAGGAGGTCTACTCCGCCGGGCACGGGGTGGCGTTCATCCGGGACCTTCCTTCCGCCAAGGAGGTGGTGGCCCGGCTGGTGGTGGAGTATCAGGAGGCCAAGGCCAACCTTCCATAA
- a CDS encoding FAD-dependent oxidoreductase encodes MRFLLLAFVLGWNLAWAQYDLVVYGATPQGVTAAVAAAQEGLRVLLLEPGRGVGGVLTQGWLATLDLAKDQEGLLQGGLFRDFYRRIGQEASFHVKRAEEAFWAMLREAGVEVRLQASLDRVEVEAGRLTRVATPEGPVLAPYFVDASDTADLAFRAGASFTQGREDTGLDSRSMAATLVFRLEGVPWGAVFLTLNYEGQVLRTGAGAWGRSGWGFASLVRGYLPSDPNRYALRGLNLARQDDGSLLVNALLLFGVEGTDPLALERIRAEAALEAERVVSYLREKDPLLFGTARLAGVAPALYLRESRHLKALYRLKAEEVLLGQIFPDAVALGGYPLDGQAYFPGETPYLLGTPVPYGVPFRSLVPQELRNLLVVSQAAGFDSVAAFSARVVPLEMALGEAAGVAAALLRKALQAGLGKVPLAGFPELAGSAPGLEALRKRLAQRGARLSSPEGGRVEADRPGYREAVSLLRRGLFAGPYYLKGSLGLSEPILLGDFLANLEHYYRAKGPEERLRVVLKARELFRGELQRPSRRSVLNQILQALGEGRLAGGDPVTRGEAAVILYRLLP; translated from the coding sequence ATGCGCTTCCTTCTCCTAGCCTTCGTTTTAGGGTGGAATCTGGCCTGGGCCCAGTACGACCTGGTGGTCTACGGCGCCACCCCCCAGGGGGTGACGGCGGCGGTGGCTGCAGCCCAAGAGGGCCTTAGGGTGCTTTTGCTGGAACCCGGCCGGGGAGTAGGGGGGGTTCTCACCCAAGGGTGGCTGGCCACCCTGGACCTGGCCAAGGACCAAGAGGGTCTTCTCCAAGGAGGTCTCTTTCGCGACTTTTACCGCCGCATCGGGCAGGAGGCTTCCTTCCATGTGAAGCGGGCGGAGGAGGCCTTCTGGGCCATGCTCCGGGAGGCAGGGGTGGAGGTAAGGCTCCAGGCTTCCTTGGACCGGGTGGAGGTGGAGGCGGGCCGCCTGACCCGGGTGGCGACCCCGGAGGGTCCTGTTCTAGCCCCTTACTTTGTGGATGCCAGCGATACCGCGGACCTGGCCTTTCGCGCTGGGGCCAGTTTCACCCAGGGCCGGGAGGATACGGGTCTGGACTCCAGGAGCATGGCGGCCACTTTGGTCTTCCGCTTGGAGGGGGTTCCCTGGGGCGCCGTCTTCCTAACCCTTAACTACGAGGGCCAGGTGCTGCGTACAGGGGCGGGGGCCTGGGGGCGAAGCGGCTGGGGCTTTGCGAGTCTGGTGCGGGGTTACCTCCCCTCCGATCCCAACCGCTATGCCCTTCGGGGCTTGAACCTGGCCCGCCAGGATGACGGGAGCCTTCTGGTGAATGCCCTCCTTCTATTTGGGGTGGAGGGTACGGATCCTTTGGCCCTCGAGCGCATCCGGGCAGAGGCGGCTTTGGAAGCGGAACGGGTGGTGTCGTATCTGCGGGAAAAGGACCCCCTTCTCTTCGGTACGGCCCGGTTAGCCGGGGTAGCTCCCGCCCTTTACCTGCGGGAAAGCCGGCACCTTAAGGCCCTCTACCGCCTTAAGGCCGAGGAGGTCCTCCTTGGCCAGATCTTTCCCGATGCTGTGGCCTTGGGAGGCTATCCCTTGGACGGCCAGGCCTACTTTCCTGGGGAAACCCCTTACCTTCTGGGTACTCCGGTGCCCTACGGGGTGCCCTTCCGCAGCCTGGTGCCCCAGGAGCTGAGGAACCTGCTGGTGGTTTCCCAGGCGGCGGGATTTGACAGCGTGGCCGCCTTCTCCGCCCGGGTGGTGCCCCTAGAGATGGCTTTGGGAGAGGCGGCAGGGGTGGCGGCGGCCCTCTTGCGCAAGGCCCTCCAGGCAGGGCTTGGCAAGGTGCCTCTGGCCGGTTTTCCCGAGTTGGCCGGGAGCGCCCCGGGCCTCGAGGCCCTGCGCAAGCGGCTGGCCCAAAGGGGGGCCAGGCTCTCCTCCCCGGAGGGGGGGCGGGTGGAGGCGGATAGGCCGGGGTACCGGGAGGCGGTGTCCCTCCTAAGGCGGGGGTTGTTCGCTGGCCCCTATTACCTAAAGGGTTCCCTGGGCCTTTCTGAACCCATTCTTCTGGGGGACTTTTTGGCTAACCTGGAGCACTACTATCGGGCGAAGGGACCCGAGGAACGCCTCAGGGTGGTGTTGAAGGCCCGGGAGCTTTTCCGGGGAGAGTTGCAGAGGCCCTCGAGGAGGTCCGTGCTGAACCAGATCCTTCAGGCCTTGGGAGAGGGCAGGCTTGCGGGTGGCGATCCCGTCACCCGGGGGGAGGCCGCCGTTATTTTGTACCGGCTTCTGCCATAA